One genomic window of Mogibacterium diversum includes the following:
- a CDS encoding NAD(P)/FAD-dependent oxidoreductase gives MLYDIVIIGAGITGSMLARELSRYELKVAVLDKENDIANGATMANSAIVHTGYDPVDGTLKAELNVKGARKYPKICEDLHCHIKNTGAFVVACGQEEEKLLDVLAERAVCREIPHEFLSEDEARAVEPNLSDSITKVLSFPTTSVIYPWEVAIACMQVAVGNGVELFLNHEVSSVEKNDDGYSVTANGKPFHTKVLLNASGIGASEICHMVTEDAGFEITPRRGEYYVISNDEHIVNNIIFPVPTAKGKGVLAIPTVYGNTLIGPNSEQLEDNITTATSTVGARYLRENIAKIIKTVPLHKSIRTFAGLRPSSTSKDFIIGPLDDENPNFINIASIESPGLASAPAIADYVIEHFIADRFCLKENPDAVMTRDKPIVVSELSEEEREKLVRANSQYANIVCRCETISEGEIVSAIHEVCGARSVKGIKKRVRPGMGKCQGGFCEPKVVEILARELNCSPVDIVQDGQYSKILERENR, from the coding sequence CGCAACGATGGCGAATTCTGCGATAGTGCACACAGGATACGATCCTGTAGATGGTACGCTCAAGGCTGAGCTCAATGTAAAGGGGGCTCGCAAGTATCCTAAGATATGCGAGGATTTGCATTGCCATATCAAGAATACAGGAGCGTTCGTAGTTGCATGTGGTCAGGAAGAGGAGAAACTTCTAGATGTACTGGCTGAAAGGGCAGTCTGTAGGGAGATCCCTCATGAATTTCTGAGTGAAGATGAGGCACGCGCCGTGGAGCCTAATCTCAGTGACAGCATAACCAAGGTGCTGTCGTTTCCGACGACCTCAGTGATATATCCGTGGGAGGTTGCTATAGCCTGCATGCAGGTGGCGGTGGGAAATGGTGTTGAGCTATTCCTAAATCATGAAGTTAGTAGTGTCGAGAAGAATGACGATGGATACTCGGTCACTGCAAACGGTAAGCCGTTCCATACAAAAGTACTCCTAAATGCTTCTGGAATAGGCGCCTCGGAGATCTGCCATATGGTGACAGAAGATGCAGGCTTCGAGATAACTCCGAGGCGAGGCGAATACTATGTCATCAGTAACGACGAGCATATAGTAAATAACATCATATTCCCAGTTCCAACTGCCAAGGGCAAGGGAGTACTCGCAATTCCGACGGTATACGGCAATACGCTCATCGGTCCTAATAGCGAGCAATTAGAAGACAACATAACGACGGCAACTAGCACAGTTGGGGCTAGATACCTACGCGAAAATATCGCCAAGATAATTAAGACGGTTCCACTGCATAAGTCGATAAGGACATTTGCAGGGCTGAGACCGAGTTCAACATCAAAGGATTTCATAATAGGCCCCTTAGATGACGAGAACCCAAACTTCATCAACATCGCTTCCATAGAGTCGCCCGGATTAGCCAGTGCGCCGGCGATTGCGGACTATGTGATAGAGCATTTTATAGCGGATAGATTCTGCCTTAAGGAAAATCCAGATGCTGTGATGACAAGAGACAAGCCGATTGTCGTCTCGGAGTTATCTGAAGAGGAGCGTGAGAAACTCGTGCGTGCAAATTCGCAGTATGCAAATATAGTTTGCAGGTGCGAGACCATATCCGAGGGAGAGATAGTTTCTGCAATACATGAAGTCTGTGGAGCTAGAAGCGTCAAGGGGATAAAGAAACGAGTTCGTCCAGGGATGGGCAAGTGTCAGGGAGGTTTCTGCGAACCTAAGGTCGTGGAAATACTGGCGAGAGAATTAAACTGCTCACCTGTCGATATCGTTCAAGATGGGCAGTATTCAAAGATTTTAGAGAGGGAGAATCGCTAA
- a CDS encoding NAD(P)/FAD-dependent oxidoreductase, producing the protein MRHCQAVVIGGGCGGLAAAAKLKHEGLSDVVLIERDIELGGVLNQCIHNGFGLTTFKEQLSGPAFAERYERDAVASGVEIKLGTMVTHMSKDRVIEYVSKEEGYQKLKADIIILAVGCYERSRGALGIPGERPAGVYTAGQAQRYLNIDGYMVGQKVFILGSGDIGLIMARRMSLEGAEVLGVAELMPYSNGLPRNMKQCLDDFGIPLYLSHTVTNIYGRDRLERIELTKVDDTRQPIKGSEMYFDVDTLLLSVGLIPENTLAEEAGIEMDPSIRGPIVDENYMTSVPGIFACGNGLHVHDLADFVTKQAGEAAVGAARYYDALKHRLEKTQDDDEAETFGLSTDDDDESLAGNSYCEAHAGNMVSYVVPAKLHKKSLPKAVTLYFRVRKPMNDVTIEISKGDKLMRSIHKDVVIPSEMEQVVIAGKNLEEADGDLTVQIKEN; encoded by the coding sequence ATGAGACATTGTCAGGCAGTGGTAATAGGTGGTGGCTGCGGTGGACTTGCGGCAGCTGCAAAGCTAAAGCACGAAGGGCTATCGGATGTCGTTTTAATCGAACGCGATATCGAGCTTGGCGGAGTGCTCAATCAGTGCATACATAATGGGTTCGGACTTACAACCTTCAAAGAGCAGCTTAGCGGACCTGCATTTGCAGAGAGGTACGAGAGGGACGCGGTAGCATCTGGTGTAGAGATCAAGCTAGGCACAATGGTTACGCACATGAGTAAAGACCGCGTCATTGAGTATGTGAGTAAGGAAGAGGGATATCAGAAGCTCAAGGCAGATATCATCATCCTTGCCGTTGGATGCTACGAGAGAAGCCGCGGTGCTCTTGGAATCCCTGGCGAGCGTCCGGCTGGAGTCTACACAGCGGGACAGGCGCAGAGATACCTCAATATAGATGGTTATATGGTCGGTCAGAAAGTATTTATACTCGGCTCTGGAGATATCGGACTCATAATGGCTCGCCGAATGAGCCTCGAGGGTGCTGAAGTGCTAGGTGTTGCAGAGCTTATGCCGTACAGCAATGGGCTACCTCGTAACATGAAGCAGTGCCTCGATGACTTTGGGATTCCTCTATATCTATCTCATACTGTAACTAACATATATGGACGTGATAGGCTCGAACGAATTGAGCTCACAAAGGTAGATGATACGAGACAGCCGATTAAGGGAAGCGAGATGTATTTCGACGTAGATACACTGCTTCTAAGCGTTGGACTGATTCCTGAAAACACTCTAGCTGAAGAGGCTGGAATTGAAATGGATCCGAGCATCCGTGGACCAATTGTCGACGAGAACTATATGACATCGGTTCCGGGAATATTCGCATGCGGAAACGGACTTCACGTGCATGACCTAGCAGACTTCGTTACGAAGCAGGCCGGTGAGGCGGCGGTAGGGGCTGCTAGATACTATGACGCTCTAAAGCACAGATTAGAGAAAACTCAGGATGATGATGAAGCAGAGACATTCGGATTATCTACAGATGATGACGATGAATCTTTAGCCGGTAATTCGTACTGTGAAGCTCACGCTGGAAATATGGTGAGCTACGTAGTTCCTGCGAAACTCCACAAAAAGAGCCTGCCAAAGGCTGTGACACTTTACTTCCGTGTCCGTAAACCGATGAACGATGTCACGATAGAGATCTCGAAGGGTGATAAGCTGATGCGCTCCATCCACAAGGATGTGGTTATCCCCTCTGAGATGGAACAGGTGGTAATAGCTGGTAAGAACCTTGAAGAAGCCGATGGGGATCTCACGGTTCAGATAAAGGAGAATTAA
- a CDS encoding DUF1667 domain-containing protein produces MRDAELICVNCPKGCRVTVHLEDDKIIEIEGYSCKEGLSYAEQEITRPMRILTSTVRIDGAVNRVLPVITESEIPLDIWREAMGEIKGLRVTTPVEIDDVIVSDFMGTGVNLIASRSMR; encoded by the coding sequence ATGAGAGATGCAGAATTGATTTGCGTAAATTGTCCGAAGGGCTGCAGAGTTACTGTGCATCTCGAAGATGATAAAATTATAGAAATTGAAGGGTACAGCTGCAAAGAAGGTCTTAGCTATGCAGAGCAGGAGATAACTCGCCCGATGAGGATTCTGACTTCGACGGTAAGAATCGATGGGGCGGTCAACCGCGTGCTGCCGGTAATTACCGAGAGCGAGATTCCTCTGGACATTTGGCGCGAGGCGATGGGTGAGATTAAAGGACTCAGAGTAACGACTCCTGTGGAGATAGACGACGTAATCGTGAGTGACTTTATGGGTACAGGCGTGAATCTGATTGCGAGTAGGAGTATGAGGTAA